Proteins encoded in a region of the Paucidesulfovibrio longus DSM 6739 genome:
- the pilQ gene encoding type IV pilus secretin PilQ, translated as MRPCAKNLLLLLFLSALVVGCASTSEKDRTDDELEKWRIMAEQSQGHSPSARAEEVERIEDMVIDADTIDPEVKAEPKELPQFKITLRMHNADLIAVLQALSRAAKQSIVVSPSVQGVVNINIVQTPWSEVFQGVLSANRLTYAWEGDILRVMTADDMKFDLELDQLRTQQKTEILAQNRAEPLVTSIVKIKFADASALKESLAPFLAKDAEGKPLGSIEVDVHTNSLIVNSIRSDIDRLVRMITRLDAPRAQIKLKAHIVETTQDTARALGIQWGGSYQGNVYDGSNLYISPGGTTGSTTSASTNEGRAGTYNPTLGTSSSGKGVGINLTPSGFDSAGTGLSLGLGFGTVGENLLEMQLKALEQDNKLRIISSPSITTMDNQKAYTESGERVPYATTETSGGVVTTTVKFEEVVLRLEITPHIIDDQYIKLNILIQKDEVDESRDVDGNYFILKKKTETTLIARDGETVVISGLSKQRSYRNENGVPYLKDLPGGNRLFGSESKQDTMDEFMIFITPDVLSKWRPGERQKTLDEIEKELEERRKAEAAAQEGKEAGGTDTQQEAGAPAEGAGQ; from the coding sequence ATGAGACCCTGCGCCAAGAATCTGCTTCTGCTGCTTTTCCTCTCGGCGCTCGTCGTCGGTTGCGCTTCCACCTCGGAAAAGGACCGCACGGACGACGAACTGGAGAAGTGGCGGATCATGGCCGAACAGTCCCAGGGACATTCGCCTTCCGCGCGGGCCGAGGAGGTCGAGCGCATCGAGGACATGGTCATCGATGCGGACACCATTGATCCTGAAGTGAAAGCGGAACCCAAGGAGCTGCCCCAGTTCAAGATCACCCTGCGCATGCACAACGCGGACCTCATCGCCGTGCTCCAGGCGCTCTCGCGCGCGGCCAAGCAGAGCATCGTGGTCAGCCCCAGCGTGCAGGGCGTGGTCAACATCAACATCGTCCAGACCCCCTGGTCCGAGGTCTTCCAGGGCGTGCTCAGCGCCAACCGCCTGACCTACGCCTGGGAGGGCGACATCCTCCGGGTCATGACCGCCGACGACATGAAGTTCGACCTGGAGCTGGACCAGCTCCGCACCCAGCAGAAAACCGAGATTCTGGCCCAGAACCGGGCCGAGCCTCTGGTCACCAGCATCGTCAAGATCAAGTTCGCGGACGCCTCCGCGCTCAAGGAGAGCCTGGCGCCTTTCCTGGCCAAGGACGCCGAGGGCAAGCCCCTGGGCTCCATCGAGGTGGACGTGCACACCAACTCCCTGATCGTGAACAGCATCCGTTCGGACATCGACCGGCTCGTGCGCATGATCACCCGGCTGGACGCTCCGCGCGCCCAGATCAAGCTCAAGGCCCACATCGTGGAAACCACCCAGGACACGGCCCGCGCCCTCGGCATCCAGTGGGGCGGTTCCTACCAGGGCAACGTCTACGACGGCTCCAACCTGTACATCTCCCCCGGCGGCACCACGGGCTCCACCACCAGCGCCTCCACCAACGAGGGACGGGCGGGAACCTACAATCCAACGCTGGGAACCTCTTCCAGCGGCAAGGGCGTCGGCATCAACCTGACGCCGAGCGGATTCGACTCGGCGGGCACGGGCCTTTCCCTGGGGCTGGGCTTCGGCACCGTGGGTGAAAACCTGCTCGAGATGCAGCTCAAGGCCCTGGAACAGGACAACAAGCTGCGCATCATCTCCTCGCCGTCCATCACCACCATGGACAACCAGAAGGCCTACACGGAATCCGGCGAGCGCGTGCCCTACGCCACCACCGAGACGAGCGGCGGCGTGGTCACCACCACGGTCAAGTTCGAGGAGGTGGTCCTGCGTCTGGAGATCACCCCGCACATCATCGACGACCAGTACATCAAGCTGAACATCCTGATCCAGAAGGACGAGGTGGACGAATCCCGCGATGTGGACGGCAACTACTTCATTCTCAAGAAGAAGACCGAGACCACGCTCATCGCCCGCGACGGCGAGACAGTGGTCATCTCCGGCCTGAGCAAGCAGCGCTCCTACCGCAACGAGAACGGCGTGCCCTACCTCAAGGATCTGCCGGGCGGCAACCGCCTCTTCGGCAGCGAGAGCAAGCAGGACACCATGGACGAGTTCATGATCTTCATCACCCCGGACGTGCTTTCCAAGTGGCGTCCGGGCGAGCGCCAGAAGACCCTGGACGAGATCGAGAAGGAGCTGGAAGAAAGGCGCAAGGCGGAAGCGGCGGCGCAGGAGGGCAAAGAGGCCGGAGGCACGGACACGCAGCAGGAGGCGGGCGCGCCCGCCGAAGGAGCCGGGCAATGA
- a CDS encoding LexA family transcriptional regulator: MQAKAFSEFFERVKSQTALKSQSDLARELGVGRAAVSLAKKKDMIPARWILDIASRYGLDPAWLETGKGRPRREPEPISAEDDFERIPKVRARLCAGAGSFETEGRVEGYYAFRSDWVRRKGDPKRMVLMQVVGNSMEPELQDGDMVLIDESKTDVYAGGIYAVGVEDTVLVKRIEKLPGQLVLHSDNTDYSPVRLSGDELMNVRIIGKVLWISREYN, translated from the coding sequence TTGCAGGCAAAGGCGTTTTCGGAATTCTTTGAACGGGTCAAGAGCCAGACCGCGCTGAAAAGCCAGTCGGATCTTGCCCGCGAGCTTGGAGTGGGGCGCGCTGCCGTGTCCCTGGCCAAGAAAAAGGACATGATTCCGGCTCGCTGGATTCTGGATATCGCCTCGCGCTACGGACTTGACCCCGCCTGGCTGGAAACCGGAAAGGGACGGCCGCGCCGCGAACCGGAACCGATTTCGGCCGAGGACGATTTCGAGCGCATTCCCAAGGTCCGGGCGCGGCTCTGCGCCGGAGCCGGCTCCTTCGAGACCGAGGGGCGTGTGGAAGGGTACTATGCCTTCCGCTCGGACTGGGTGCGGCGCAAGGGCGACCCCAAGCGCATGGTGCTCATGCAGGTCGTCGGCAACAGCATGGAGCCGGAGCTTCAGGACGGAGACATGGTCCTCATCGACGAATCCAAGACCGACGTGTACGCGGGCGGCATCTACGCCGTGGGCGTGGAGGACACGGTCCTCGTCAAGCGCATCGAAAAACTGCCCGGCCAGCTCGTGCTGCACAGCGACAATACCGATTACAGCCCGGTGCGCCTTTCCGGCGACGAGCTGATGAACGTGCGCATCATCGGCAAGGTGCTTTGGATTTCCAGGGAATACAACTAG
- a CDS encoding Bax inhibitor-1/YccA family protein: protein MTQYGMPTSASRPRAEVVNDFLRGVYAWMSGGLLLTAGVAWATVTIQPLFAFAVNAMIFLILAELGLVFFLSMRIRQMSPSTATGAFLGYSALNGLTLAPILMLYTQQSVAATFVVAAGMFGAMSLYGLLTKKDLTSWGSLLFMGLIGIILASVVNIFMQSGTLGFVISGIGVLIFLGLTAYDTQRLKVMGETAPAGDVGALRKMAIMGALQLYLDFINLFLFLLRFMGVSRD from the coding sequence ATGACGCAGTATGGCATGCCCACCAGCGCTTCCCGCCCGCGCGCGGAAGTGGTCAACGATTTCCTGCGCGGCGTTTACGCCTGGATGAGCGGCGGATTGCTGCTGACGGCAGGCGTTGCCTGGGCCACGGTGACCATCCAGCCGCTGTTCGCCTTCGCAGTCAATGCGATGATTTTCCTGATTCTCGCGGAACTCGGCCTGGTCTTCTTCCTGTCCATGCGCATCCGCCAGATGTCGCCGAGCACCGCCACCGGAGCGTTTTTGGGCTACAGCGCCCTGAACGGCCTGACCCTGGCCCCGATCCTGATGCTCTACACGCAGCAGTCCGTGGCCGCGACCTTCGTGGTCGCCGCGGGCATGTTCGGCGCCATGAGCCTCTACGGCCTGCTGACCAAGAAGGATCTGACCTCCTGGGGCAGCCTGCTGTTCATGGGCCTGATCGGAATCATCCTGGCCTCGGTGGTGAACATCTTCATGCAGAGCGGCACCCTGGGCTTCGTGATTTCCGGCATCGGGGTGCTCATCTTCCTGGGCCTGACCGCCTACGACACCCAGCGCCTCAAGGTCATGGGCGAGACCGCTCCGGCCGGCGACGTGGGAGCCCTGCGCAAGATGGCCATCATGGGCGCGCTCCAGCTCTACCTGGACTTCATCAACCTCTTCCTGTTCCTGCTGCGCTTCATGGGCGTCAGCCGCGACTAA
- a CDS encoding type IV pilus biogenesis protein PilM — MARKSRADSTEALLDVIREDGEQQLNFRDSRAPASTGAALRSRPRKSKSKPRSTGRRARLFNVARSAVVGVDIGLERVTVVKMTESQPRRLLDIQTANLDSGTGIDAPELPEVLRQLMRRVSGSSALIWVLYRAADVDIGTVQVPRLTGGKLSNAVYWQLQKERKFSDEEFILDYRVQRQFKDGEIPKTEVLTCLARRKDVERLKSILGSAGFRPAGATVIPAAFQNIYRTGWAPSGDGLTASLHVGATFSCITIYDGPDIRFSRSIKFGLDSMAEELAESYNQVHIPGASEIDSGHMDVATGRHVILGKLLDQPLDRASPGAELSAAQVFEAVSDSLERVARQAERTLGYYAQNYQQRCERLHLSGRIFGSKLVADYISGELSLEMSIFDPLGQLELPGSAAFSSLSERMGMNEAVATALSDPEQSINLIHNYLARQRDVIKTRVSNVASLLVIFLAMGMAGLFIWGKERVKDLQSEATSLQSRLVQEQVVDETTLARSVAEVQARQSRLRAISQRYEGLAVLAELERLTPEKVRLLKLSMELARTEPAEAGGAKPANAARPAESQVRLVVVEAIILGDKANFETDLTRYLIGLKSSQLFGDVVVQESTVQDFTPEGEVFHVILHLQLA, encoded by the coding sequence GTGGCCAGGAAGAGCAGAGCGGATTCCACGGAAGCCCTGCTGGACGTCATCCGGGAGGACGGCGAGCAGCAGCTGAATTTCCGTGATTCCCGCGCTCCGGCCAGTACCGGCGCCGCGCTCCGATCCCGGCCCAGGAAGAGCAAGAGCAAGCCCCGTTCCACCGGAAGGCGCGCGCGGCTCTTCAACGTGGCCAGAAGCGCGGTCGTGGGCGTGGATATCGGGCTTGAGCGCGTCACCGTGGTCAAGATGACCGAAAGCCAGCCGCGCAGACTTCTCGACATCCAGACCGCCAATCTCGATTCCGGCACGGGCATCGACGCCCCGGAACTGCCGGAGGTGCTGCGCCAGCTGATGCGGCGCGTCTCCGGCTCGTCGGCCTTGATCTGGGTTCTCTACCGGGCGGCGGACGTGGATATCGGCACCGTGCAGGTTCCCCGCCTTACGGGCGGCAAGTTGTCCAACGCCGTCTACTGGCAGCTCCAGAAGGAGCGCAAGTTCAGTGACGAGGAATTCATTCTCGACTATCGAGTGCAGCGCCAGTTCAAGGACGGGGAGATTCCCAAGACCGAAGTCCTGACCTGTCTGGCGCGTCGAAAGGACGTGGAGCGCCTCAAAAGCATTCTTGGCTCCGCAGGATTCCGTCCCGCGGGCGCCACGGTCATTCCCGCCGCCTTCCAGAACATCTACCGCACCGGATGGGCGCCTTCCGGTGACGGCCTTACCGCCAGCCTCCACGTCGGCGCGACCTTCTCCTGCATCACCATCTACGACGGCCCGGACATCCGCTTCAGCCGGTCCATCAAGTTCGGCCTGGACTCCATGGCCGAGGAACTGGCCGAGAGCTACAACCAGGTCCACATCCCCGGTGCTTCGGAAATCGATTCCGGGCACATGGACGTGGCCACGGGGCGGCACGTCATCCTCGGCAAGCTGCTCGACCAGCCGCTGGACCGCGCCTCCCCCGGCGCGGAGCTGTCCGCGGCGCAGGTGTTCGAGGCCGTGAGCGATTCCCTGGAGCGCGTCGCCCGGCAGGCGGAGCGCACCCTGGGCTACTACGCCCAGAACTACCAGCAGCGCTGCGAGCGGCTGCACCTCAGCGGACGCATCTTCGGCAGCAAGCTCGTCGCGGATTACATTTCCGGGGAACTCAGCCTGGAAATGAGCATTTTCGATCCGCTGGGTCAGCTCGAGTTGCCGGGAAGCGCGGCCTTCAGCTCGCTCAGCGAGCGCATGGGCATGAACGAGGCCGTGGCCACGGCCCTTTCCGATCCGGAACAGAGCATCAACCTGATCCACAACTATCTCGCGCGCCAGCGGGACGTGATCAAGACCAGGGTCAGCAACGTTGCGAGCCTGCTGGTCATCTTCCTGGCCATGGGCATGGCCGGGCTGTTCATCTGGGGCAAGGAGCGGGTCAAGGATCTGCAATCCGAGGCAACGTCGCTGCAAAGCCGCCTCGTGCAGGAGCAGGTGGTGGACGAGACGACCCTGGCGAGAAGCGTGGCCGAGGTCCAGGCCAGGCAGTCGCGGCTGCGGGCGATATCGCAACGCTACGAAGGGCTCGCCGTGCTGGCGGAACTGGAGCGGCTTACCCCGGAGAAGGTCCGCCTGCTGAAGCTGAGCATGGAGCTGGCGCGGACCGAACCCGCCGAAGCGGGCGGGGCAAAGCCCGCCAACGCGGCCCGGCCAGCGGAATCGCAGGTGAGGCTGGTGGTCGTCGAGGCGATCATCCTCGGCGACAAGGCGAATTTCGAGACGGACCTGACCCGGTATTTGATCGGTTTGAAGTCGTCGCAGCTCTTCGGCGACGTGGTCGTGCAGGAGAGCACGGTCCAGGATTTCACCCCGGAGGGTGAAGTGTTTCACGTGATTTTGCACCTTCAGCTGGCCTAG
- a CDS encoding chemotaxis protein yields MSQSSILLEAGTNELELVEFYIDERFPDTEQPYRGHYGVNVAKVLEIIRTPKISPMPDQPHDCVLGAFDLRNHIIPLVDLALLLGMDRVEDAEPRVIVAEFNNVQTAFLVSGVTRIHRISWKEIEPPGEHVAHFSSENITGVVRQPDHLMLILDMEKIVAELSPATAMRVEEDALEELALHEECYKALVADDSDAIRKLMVTVLSKAGFEVTATHNGREAWDTLLAAKARGLSQGQTVSDWFDVVVSDIEMPSMDGHTLCRRIKEDAYLRDVPVVLFSSLITDKLRHKGDSVGADEQIAKPEIGRLAEVALGLIASRRSRKA; encoded by the coding sequence ATGTCGCAAAGCAGCATTCTCCTCGAAGCAGGCACCAACGAGCTTGAACTCGTTGAATTCTACATAGACGAACGCTTCCCCGACACCGAGCAGCCCTACCGGGGCCACTACGGGGTCAATGTCGCCAAGGTGCTGGAGATCATCCGCACGCCCAAGATCTCGCCCATGCCCGACCAGCCGCATGACTGCGTGCTCGGCGCATTCGACCTGCGCAATCACATCATCCCTCTTGTGGACTTGGCGCTGCTTCTGGGCATGGACCGCGTCGAGGATGCGGAACCCCGCGTCATCGTGGCCGAATTCAACAACGTCCAGACCGCGTTTCTCGTTTCCGGCGTGACGCGCATCCACCGCATCTCCTGGAAGGAAATCGAACCTCCGGGCGAGCATGTGGCGCATTTCTCCTCGGAGAACATCACCGGCGTGGTGCGCCAGCCCGACCATCTCATGCTCATCCTGGACATGGAAAAGATCGTTGCCGAACTGAGTCCGGCAACGGCCATGCGCGTGGAAGAGGATGCACTCGAAGAATTGGCCCTGCACGAGGAATGCTACAAGGCCCTGGTGGCGGACGACTCCGACGCCATCCGCAAGCTCATGGTCACGGTTCTGAGCAAGGCGGGATTCGAGGTCACGGCCACGCACAACGGGCGCGAAGCCTGGGACACGCTGCTCGCGGCCAAGGCCCGCGGCCTGAGCCAGGGGCAGACCGTTTCCGATTGGTTCGACGTGGTGGTTTCGGACATCGAGATGCCCTCCATGGACGGCCACACCCTCTGCCGCCGCATCAAGGAGGACGCCTACCTGCGGGACGTGCCCGTGGTGCTGTTCTCCTCCCTGATCACGGACAAGCTGCGCCACAAGGGCGACAGCGTGGGCGCGGACGAGCAGATCGCCAAGCCGGAGATCGGCAGGCTGGCCGAGGTGGCCCTGGGGCTCATCGCTTCGCGGCGTTCCCGGAAAGCCTGA
- the rnr gene encoding ribonuclease R produces MAKKNKNKNPQGQVVDEKSVLAVFRQGARPLTQAEISRALQLYKRDRPVLRDVLHALLEKGRLIKTRGAYGLVDKMRLITGRLDVKRSGVGFVIPEDSRRKDLFVAEKDLGDAWDGDRVVAAVTRENRTKNNEGRIVRVLERGRKTLTARVSRHLGGGAYICRPTDPLLGFGLAMKAKVKLKPGQIVLVVPGERVESHLWEAEFKEVLGREDDLSVQEALVKATHQVPTHFPPDALDEAAALPAAPTRQDFEGRRDLRKLDFVTIDGATARDFDDAIFVERRGKGYRLWVAIADVSHYVRPGSALDAEAYERGNSYYFPLSVEPMFPEKLSNGLCSLNPDVPRLVMAVSIDFSARGEPAEAEYFPGVIHSKARLTYDQVKLAVLDKQPEEREKIAHVVPMLEVAEELARKIKSRRSERGSLDFDLPEADVRTDEQGRIVELRARERHFAHQLIEEFMVAANEAVARFLESAGPGCLYRIHPRPDAEKLERLGKILVRTSPELKLPARPGPKDLQALLVKAEETDWSFLVNRLLLRSMMQAQYSPENEGHYGLASESYCHFTSPIRRYADLVVHRLLKSALGDGRQPVPNRKRLRDAADQVNARERRSVNAEREINRRAAALYLREHEGELFKGLISSVTDYGFRVELLGGLTEGTVRLSTLNDDYYAYWRDREILVGERTGRMFRLGQEVEVVLEEVRLDILEVDLRLSGNAAKR; encoded by the coding sequence TTGGCAAAGAAAAATAAGAACAAGAATCCGCAAGGACAGGTCGTGGACGAGAAGAGCGTTTTGGCGGTTTTCCGCCAGGGCGCGCGCCCCCTGACCCAGGCGGAGATTTCCCGCGCACTGCAACTCTACAAGCGGGACAGGCCCGTGCTGCGCGACGTGCTGCACGCGCTGCTGGAAAAGGGCAGGCTGATCAAGACGCGCGGCGCCTACGGCCTCGTGGACAAGATGCGCCTGATCACGGGGCGGCTGGACGTGAAGCGCTCCGGCGTGGGCTTCGTCATCCCGGAGGATTCGCGGCGCAAGGATCTCTTCGTCGCGGAGAAGGATCTGGGCGACGCCTGGGACGGGGACCGGGTCGTGGCCGCCGTGACCCGCGAGAACCGCACCAAGAACAACGAAGGCCGCATCGTGCGCGTGCTGGAGCGGGGGCGCAAGACCCTGACCGCGCGCGTCAGCAGGCATCTGGGCGGGGGAGCGTACATCTGCCGCCCCACGGACCCGCTCCTGGGCTTCGGCCTGGCCATGAAGGCCAAGGTCAAGCTCAAGCCCGGCCAGATCGTGCTCGTGGTGCCCGGCGAGCGTGTGGAATCCCATCTCTGGGAGGCGGAATTCAAGGAAGTGCTCGGCCGCGAGGACGACCTCAGCGTGCAGGAGGCCCTGGTCAAGGCCACGCATCAGGTGCCCACGCATTTCCCGCCGGACGCCCTGGACGAGGCCGCGGCCCTGCCTGCCGCCCCGACCAGGCAGGACTTCGAGGGCCGGCGCGACCTGCGGAAGCTGGATTTCGTGACCATCGACGGAGCCACTGCCCGCGACTTCGACGACGCGATCTTCGTGGAAAGGCGCGGCAAGGGCTACCGCCTCTGGGTGGCCATCGCGGACGTGAGCCATTACGTCCGCCCCGGCTCGGCCCTGGACGCCGAAGCCTACGAGCGGGGCAACTCCTACTACTTCCCGCTTTCCGTGGAGCCCATGTTTCCGGAGAAGCTCTCCAACGGACTCTGCTCGCTGAACCCGGACGTGCCCCGGCTGGTCATGGCCGTGAGCATCGACTTCTCGGCGCGGGGCGAACCTGCCGAGGCCGAGTACTTTCCGGGCGTGATCCACAGCAAGGCCCGGCTGACATACGATCAGGTCAAGCTCGCCGTGCTCGACAAGCAGCCGGAGGAGCGGGAAAAGATCGCCCATGTCGTGCCCATGCTGGAGGTGGCCGAGGAACTGGCCCGGAAGATCAAATCCCGCCGCTCCGAACGCGGCAGCCTGGACTTCGACCTGCCCGAAGCGGACGTTCGCACGGACGAGCAGGGCCGCATCGTGGAATTGCGGGCGCGCGAGCGCCACTTCGCCCACCAGCTCATCGAGGAATTCATGGTCGCGGCCAACGAGGCTGTGGCCCGCTTCCTGGAGAGCGCCGGGCCAGGCTGCCTCTACCGCATCCACCCCCGCCCGGACGCGGAAAAGCTGGAACGGCTCGGCAAGATCCTGGTGCGCACGTCGCCCGAACTGAAGCTTCCCGCCCGTCCCGGCCCCAAGGATCTCCAGGCGCTGCTGGTCAAGGCCGAGGAAACGGACTGGAGCTTCCTGGTCAACCGGCTCCTGCTGCGCTCCATGATGCAGGCCCAGTATTCCCCGGAAAACGAGGGCCATTACGGACTGGCCTCGGAAAGCTACTGCCACTTCACCTCGCCCATCCGGCGCTATGCGGACCTCGTGGTGCACCGGCTGCTCAAGTCCGCCCTGGGCGACGGCAGACAGCCCGTGCCGAACCGCAAGCGCCTGCGCGACGCCGCGGACCAGGTCAACGCCCGCGAGCGGCGCAGCGTCAACGCCGAGCGGGAGATCAACCGCCGGGCTGCCGCGCTCTACCTGCGCGAGCACGAAGGGGAGCTCTTCAAGGGCCTGATTTCGTCCGTGACGGACTACGGCTTCCGGGTGGAGCTGCTGGGCGGTCTGACCGAGGGAACGGTGCGGCTTTCCACGCTCAACGACGACTATTACGCCTACTGGCGCGACCGGGAGATTCTGGTGGGCGAGCGCACGGGACGGATGTTCCGTCTGGGACAGGAAGTGGAAGTGGTCCTGGAGGAGGTCCGGCTGGACATCCTCGAAGTGGATCTCAGGCTTTCCGGGAACGCCGCGAAGCGATGA
- a CDS encoding rubrerythrin family protein encodes MSKTTENLKAAFAGESQANRKYLAYAAKADQEGLPQIAKLFRAAAAAETIHAHAHLRLLKGVGSTAENLKDAISGESYEFQTMYPEMIKDAQAEDERAAERYFGFANAAEEVHANLYTEAAEKMGELESGDYYVCSVCGHIHPGKPEDKCPICGAAPKAYFKVD; translated from the coding sequence ATGAGCAAGACCACCGAGAACCTGAAAGCCGCCTTTGCCGGCGAGTCCCAGGCCAACCGCAAATACCTCGCCTACGCCGCCAAGGCCGACCAGGAGGGCCTGCCCCAGATTGCGAAGCTCTTCCGCGCCGCCGCCGCGGCCGAAACCATCCACGCCCACGCGCACCTGCGCCTGCTCAAGGGCGTCGGCTCCACGGCCGAGAACCTCAAGGACGCCATTTCCGGCGAAAGCTACGAATTTCAGACCATGTATCCGGAAATGATCAAGGACGCCCAGGCCGAGGACGAACGCGCCGCCGAGCGCTACTTCGGATTCGCCAACGCCGCCGAGGAGGTCCACGCCAATCTCTACACGGAAGCCGCCGAAAAGATGGGCGAGCTGGAAAGCGGCGACTACTATGTCTGTTCGGTCTGCGGCCACATCCACCCCGGCAAGCCCGAAGACAAGTGCCCCATCTGCGGGGCCGCGCCCAAGGCCTACTTCAAGGTCGATTAG
- the lpxK gene encoding tetraacyldisaccharide 4'-kinase encodes MNIERYQDALHPLLAPLGALYSGAMRLRRAAYASGLLPSWRAAAPTVSVGNIGWGGTGKTPITDWLLGWAEQRGLAPLVLTRGYGARPASYPHLVRPGHLAEEAGDEPLMLCRRHPGAAIVVDPARSRAGRWAEERLKPGVVILDDGFQHLAVRRDVNLVLLKPADLGAGWNRVIPAGSWREGGSALEQADAFLIKISERSFEALLPRLERRLRPLGRPVFSFEIAPQGLVRVLDGEQRPNFSQQPYLLVTGVGDPAQVERTASRYLGHGPREHLIYPDHHAYTRTDVKIIEQTAEKRHCAHVLCTPKDAVKLGPMARDNFWTFDLDVRFGPAWRGHGLEGARFDAWWEARFEKVRAGLEKHRKTPDNSETARQGAEESENFGKEK; translated from the coding sequence ATGAACATCGAACGCTACCAGGATGCCCTCCATCCTTTGCTGGCCCCCTTGGGCGCGCTTTATTCCGGGGCCATGCGCCTGCGCCGCGCCGCCTACGCTTCCGGCCTGCTGCCGTCCTGGCGGGCGGCCGCGCCCACTGTGAGCGTGGGCAACATCGGCTGGGGCGGCACGGGCAAGACCCCCATCACGGACTGGCTTCTGGGCTGGGCCGAGCAGCGCGGGCTCGCGCCCCTGGTGCTCACGCGCGGCTACGGCGCGCGTCCCGCATCCTATCCCCACCTGGTCCGGCCCGGCCATCTCGCGGAGGAGGCCGGGGACGAGCCCCTGATGCTCTGCCGCCGCCATCCCGGCGCGGCCATCGTGGTCGATCCTGCCCGCAGCCGGGCGGGGCGCTGGGCCGAGGAAAGGCTCAAGCCCGGCGTGGTCATCCTGGACGACGGATTCCAGCACCTCGCGGTCCGGCGCGACGTCAACCTCGTCCTGCTCAAGCCCGCGGACCTGGGAGCGGGCTGGAACCGCGTCATCCCCGCGGGAAGCTGGCGGGAGGGAGGCAGCGCGCTTGAGCAGGCCGACGCCTTCCTGATCAAGATTTCCGAGCGGAGCTTCGAAGCGCTGCTGCCCCGGCTGGAGCGCCGTCTGCGCCCGCTGGGCAGGCCCGTGTTCAGCTTCGAGATTGCGCCGCAGGGCCTCGTGCGCGTGCTGGACGGCGAGCAGCGTCCGAATTTCAGCCAGCAGCCCTACCTGCTGGTCACGGGGGTGGGCGACCCGGCCCAGGTGGAGCGCACGGCGTCCCGCTACCTCGGCCACGGCCCCCGCGAACATCTCATCTATCCGGACCACCACGCCTATACGCGCACGGACGTGAAGATCATCGAGCAGACCGCGGAAAAACGGCACTGCGCCCATGTGCTCTGCACGCCCAAGGACGCGGTCAAGCTGGGGCCCATGGCCCGGGACAACTTCTGGACCTTTGACCTGGACGTGCGCTTCGGCCCGGCGTGGCGCGGGCACGGCCTGGAGGGGGCGCGATTCGACGCCTGGTGGGAGGCCCGGTTCGAGAAGGTTCGGGCCGGGCTGGAAAAGCATCGGAAAACGCCCGACAACAGCGAAACAGCGCGCCAAGGCGCGGAAGAGAGCGAAAATTTTGGCAAAGAAAAATAA